A single window of Streptomyces sp. NBC_00464 DNA harbors:
- a CDS encoding TetR/AcrR family transcriptional regulator yields the protein MPKSPATKARSKRAGSQLTPAAIIEASLRIAARGSEDAFTVRRLGEELGADPTAIYRHFRDKDELLLSVADHMLGEALDAIPDGLDWKARIRALADASLAVALKYPVVGSAMASRTTRRANEFRVVELILGAVREAGLEGAEAAVHYRMIGDTLLAYVGQQAAFLLFDADARAADDSAWSREYRLVDPQRFPHITGLSGELAAVTDEQIFGATVEALISAVEGSAESLRGA from the coding sequence ATGCCGAAGTCACCCGCCACCAAGGCCCGGAGCAAGCGCGCCGGCAGTCAGCTCACGCCCGCCGCGATCATCGAAGCGAGCCTGCGCATCGCCGCCCGGGGAAGCGAGGACGCCTTCACCGTCCGGCGCCTGGGCGAGGAGCTCGGGGCGGATCCGACCGCGATCTACCGGCACTTCCGCGACAAGGACGAGCTGTTGCTGTCGGTCGCGGACCACATGCTCGGCGAGGCGCTCGACGCCATCCCCGACGGCCTCGACTGGAAGGCCCGCATCCGGGCACTCGCCGACGCCTCCCTCGCGGTCGCCCTCAAGTACCCGGTGGTGGGCTCCGCCATGGCGAGCCGGACCACGCGCCGCGCCAACGAGTTCCGGGTCGTCGAACTCATCCTCGGCGCCGTACGGGAGGCCGGTCTGGAGGGGGCCGAGGCCGCCGTCCACTACCGCATGATCGGGGACACCCTCCTCGCGTACGTGGGGCAGCAGGCCGCGTTCCTGCTGTTCGACGCGGACGCCCGCGCGGCCGACGACTCCGCGTGGAGCCGCGAGTACCGGCTGGTCGACCCGCAGCGTTTCCCCCACATCACCGGCCTCAGTGGCGAACTGGCCGCGGTGACGGACGAGCAGATCTTCGGCGCCACGGTCGAGGCCCTGATCTCGGCCGTCGAAGGGAGCGCCGAAAGCCTGCGGGGCGCCTGA
- a CDS encoding flavin monoamine oxidase family protein, translating into MARTALARTLRRIVAEHSADTGTSDGADTGGAAGGPSRRTVLGGLAAGVGLAATGVGAASTAQASTVSPPVVAIVGAGIAGLTAALRLADHGIACTVHEADTRVGGRIHSNPAGSYWGDGQTSEWGGEMIDTGHALMQSLAARFGLPLDDLRAAEPAGATEVYRFDGAYYTYAQASADFKKLKPVLQQDLATFDWPVGWNTANSPGAVALSNMTIHDWIATRVPGGHASPFGQLLDVAYTTEFGVDTQASSALGIVGLLAYQPTPNGFALFGESDTRYHVRGGNQRLPQAIAAALPPGTVRQGRRLQAVAAAPGGRQTLTFTVDGCTQTVLADHTVLALPVGVLKRLDLSASGFDSLKLGSITAMAMGQNCKLSLQFDTRHWNTAGPWGVATGSTMTDTGYQTSWDSSRAQPGGKGILTVYAGGSHAADFTPSAPFRTAADPQIAGYARAALAQLEPVFPGLTAHWTGKATLAAWPLNPNAYGSYSAWPPGYAHQYAGYEAVRQGNTHFAGEHTSEEAQGYMEGGAESGLRAADEILTDLGLL; encoded by the coding sequence ATGGCACGCACCGCACTCGCCCGCACGTTGCGCCGTATCGTCGCCGAACACTCCGCCGACACCGGCACCTCCGACGGCGCCGACACCGGCGGGGCTGCCGGAGGCCCCTCCCGGCGCACGGTTCTCGGCGGACTCGCCGCCGGCGTGGGCCTGGCCGCCACCGGCGTCGGCGCGGCCTCCACCGCCCAGGCCTCCACCGTCTCCCCGCCCGTGGTCGCGATCGTGGGCGCCGGCATCGCCGGACTGACCGCGGCCCTGCGGCTCGCCGACCACGGCATCGCCTGCACCGTCCACGAGGCCGACACCAGGGTCGGCGGCCGGATCCACTCCAACCCGGCCGGCTCCTACTGGGGCGACGGCCAGACCTCCGAGTGGGGCGGGGAGATGATCGACACCGGGCACGCCCTGATGCAGTCGCTCGCCGCCCGCTTCGGCCTGCCCCTCGACGACCTGCGAGCCGCCGAACCGGCCGGTGCGACCGAGGTCTACCGCTTCGACGGTGCCTACTACACCTACGCCCAGGCGAGTGCCGACTTCAAGAAGCTGAAGCCGGTACTCCAGCAGGACCTCGCCACCTTCGACTGGCCCGTCGGCTGGAACACCGCCAACAGCCCCGGAGCCGTGGCCCTGTCGAACATGACCATCCACGACTGGATCGCCACCCGTGTTCCCGGTGGCCACGCCTCGCCGTTCGGACAACTCCTCGACGTCGCCTACACCACCGAGTTCGGCGTGGACACCCAGGCGTCGTCCGCGCTCGGCATCGTCGGCCTGCTCGCCTACCAGCCCACCCCCAACGGCTTCGCGCTGTTCGGTGAGAGCGACACCCGCTATCACGTCCGCGGCGGCAACCAGCGCCTGCCGCAGGCGATCGCCGCGGCCCTGCCCCCGGGGACGGTACGCCAAGGCCGGCGGCTCCAGGCCGTGGCCGCGGCCCCGGGAGGCCGGCAGACGCTCACCTTCACCGTCGACGGCTGTACGCAGACGGTCCTCGCCGACCACACCGTGCTCGCCCTTCCGGTCGGCGTGCTCAAGAGACTCGACCTCTCCGCGTCCGGGTTCGACAGCCTCAAGCTCGGCAGCATCACCGCGATGGCGATGGGACAGAACTGCAAGCTCTCCCTGCAGTTCGACACCCGCCACTGGAACACCGCCGGTCCGTGGGGTGTGGCCACCGGCAGCACGATGACCGACACCGGCTACCAGACCTCGTGGGACTCCAGCAGGGCCCAGCCCGGTGGCAAGGGCATCCTGACCGTGTACGCGGGCGGCAGCCACGCGGCGGACTTCACCCCGTCCGCTCCGTTCCGCACCGCCGCCGACCCGCAGATCGCCGGATACGCGCGGGCGGCGCTCGCCCAGCTCGAACCGGTCTTCCCCGGCCTGACCGCCCACTGGACCGGCAAGGCCACACTGGCGGCCTGGCCGCTCAACCCGAACGCGTACGGCTCGTACTCCGCATGGCCGCCCGGCTACGCCCACCAGTACGCGGGCTACGAGGCGGTCCGCCAGGGCAACACCCACTTCGCGGGTGAGCACACGTCCGAGGAAGCCCAGGGCTACATGGAGGGCGGAGCGGAGTCCGGCCTGCGCGCGGCCGACGAGATCCTCACGGACCTCGGCCTCCTGTAG
- a CDS encoding amidase yields the protein MDPFDSATDLAAAIRRRDLSPVEVADTYLGRIEEHNGELAAFTWLDEEACRTAARRAEKAVTDGGPLPPFHGVPVPVKELTQVEGQPATYGSYGVDDRPRTLTEPVVRRLLDAGFLLMGRTNSPEMGLLSTTDNSRFGSTRNPWNPAYSSGGSSGGAAAAVAAGLAPVAHANDGGGSIRMPSSSCGLLGLKPSRGRVPQHVPGWEHATVEGAITRTTRDAAAMLDAMSVPDRLAMYQAPAPERPFLDEAGRDGGRLRIGLLTEAPTGLPVDPSCVEAAEHTARLLVSLGHDVAPASPRFFSEEAIIGYAQTVLDAALWAAPYQQPELAEPHLRFRMERAAGRHSGEYTRAAQLLAEEARAVRAQWGQEFDLLLTPTMACLPPPVDALLKEANEDPGGPRTTETQMISFTSICNITGQPAVSLPTFTSAGGLPAGSQLIAGPWDEAALIRVSAELEELDGWPHRRPARYVG from the coding sequence ATGGACCCGTTCGACTCAGCCACCGACCTCGCGGCGGCGATCCGCCGGCGCGACCTCAGCCCCGTCGAGGTCGCCGACACCTACCTCGGGCGGATCGAGGAGCACAACGGAGAACTCGCCGCGTTCACCTGGCTCGACGAAGAGGCCTGCCGTACGGCCGCGCGCCGTGCCGAGAAGGCCGTCACCGACGGCGGACCCCTCCCGCCCTTCCACGGAGTGCCCGTCCCGGTCAAGGAGCTGACCCAGGTCGAGGGCCAGCCCGCCACCTATGGCTCGTACGGGGTCGACGACCGCCCCCGCACCCTCACCGAGCCCGTGGTCCGGCGGCTGCTCGACGCCGGCTTCCTCCTGATGGGGCGCACCAACTCGCCCGAGATGGGCCTCCTGTCGACCACCGACAACAGCCGCTTCGGCAGCACCCGCAACCCCTGGAACCCCGCATACTCCTCCGGCGGGTCCAGCGGCGGCGCCGCGGCCGCCGTCGCCGCCGGCCTCGCGCCCGTCGCCCACGCCAACGACGGCGGCGGCTCGATCCGTATGCCGTCCTCCTCCTGCGGGCTGCTCGGCCTCAAGCCCAGCCGGGGCCGCGTCCCCCAGCACGTGCCCGGCTGGGAGCACGCCACGGTCGAGGGAGCCATCACCCGCACCACCCGGGACGCCGCCGCGATGCTCGACGCGATGTCGGTGCCCGACCGGCTCGCCATGTACCAGGCACCCGCCCCCGAGCGGCCCTTCCTCGACGAGGCCGGCCGCGACGGCGGACGCCTGCGGATCGGGCTGCTCACCGAGGCCCCCACCGGCCTGCCCGTCGACCCGAGCTGTGTCGAGGCCGCCGAGCACACCGCCCGGCTGCTCGTCTCCCTCGGCCACGACGTCGCCCCCGCCTCGCCCCGCTTCTTCAGCGAGGAGGCGATCATCGGATACGCGCAGACCGTGCTGGACGCAGCGCTCTGGGCAGCCCCGTACCAGCAACCGGAACTCGCCGAGCCGCACCTCCGCTTCCGGATGGAGCGGGCCGCCGGCCGGCACTCGGGCGAATACACCCGGGCCGCGCAGCTGCTCGCCGAGGAGGCACGGGCGGTCCGCGCCCAGTGGGGCCAGGAGTTCGACCTGCTGCTCACCCCCACCATGGCCTGCCTGCCGCCGCCGGTGGACGCCCTGCTCAAGGAGGCCAACGAGGACCCGGGCGGCCCGCGTACGACCGAGACGCAGATGATCTCCTTCACCTCGATCTGCAACATCACCGGTCAGCCCGCCGTCAGCCTGCCCACCTTCACCTCGGCCGGGGGCCTCCCCGCCGGCAGTCAGCTGATTGCCGGGCCGTGGGACGAGGCCGCCCTCATCCGGGTCTCCGCCGAACTGGAGGAACTGGACGGATGGCCGCACCGTCGCCCCGCGCGCTACGTCGGCTGA
- a CDS encoding ABC transporter ATP-binding protein, with protein MLELTGLAGGYGQAAVVRPTDLTVRGGEITALIGRNGAGKTTLLRTVFGLADRHGGEVTLDDNRVPPGRPELLARGGATLMPEDRGVFPTLTVAENLRLARRRDVVPAVDPYAVFPLLTDRARQQAGTLSGGQKQQLGIARAMLAGRTLIAVDELTQGLQPSVVADVLEALGAIAAAGVAVLLVDQHAGALLDHCRHVVAMEAGHVVLDAPNGPGLRDRLDEILAVR; from the coding sequence ATGCTCGAACTGACCGGCCTCGCCGGCGGATACGGGCAGGCCGCCGTGGTCCGTCCGACCGATCTGACCGTACGCGGCGGCGAGATCACCGCCCTCATCGGCCGCAACGGTGCCGGCAAGACGACCCTGCTGCGGACCGTCTTCGGCCTCGCCGACCGGCACGGCGGCGAGGTGACCCTCGACGACAACCGCGTGCCCCCCGGCCGGCCCGAGCTACTCGCCCGCGGCGGCGCCACCCTGATGCCGGAGGACCGGGGCGTGTTCCCGACGCTCACCGTCGCCGAGAACCTCCGTCTCGCACGCCGCCGGGACGTCGTCCCGGCCGTCGACCCGTACGCCGTCTTCCCGCTCCTCACCGACCGCGCCCGTCAGCAGGCGGGCACGCTCTCGGGAGGGCAGAAGCAGCAACTGGGCATCGCACGCGCCATGCTCGCCGGCCGGACGCTCATCGCGGTCGACGAACTCACCCAGGGACTCCAGCCCTCCGTCGTCGCCGACGTGCTGGAAGCCCTCGGAGCGATCGCCGCCGCCGGCGTGGCCGTCCTCCTCGTCGACCAGCACGCCGGCGCACTCCTCGACCACTGCCGGCACGTCGTGGCGATGGAGGCCGGACACGTCGTCCTCGACGCACCCAACGGCCCCGGCCTGCGCGACCGGCTCGACGAGATCCTCGCTGTCCGCTGA
- a CDS encoding branched-chain amino acid ABC transporter ATP-binding protein/permease, which produces MNVAAASGAPSASGAPSAAGPVSASSAPRPGRLRRSLRAGLPGVAGVALLAAPFGLDAFAVATLTLGLCYGLFAYGLDLSWGRAGLLSVGHAAFFGLGAYAVALGQEHGLPWALTVAAAVAAAVVIAVPVVLTGLAAPVPDAPLILLTIGVGLLLQRAATTFTGLTGGTNGLPASGPDVVTSYYVTLAVVAAVVTGCGVLLVRGRFGARLIAAARNPERAAQSGIDPTRVRATAFAASAAVAAVAGALYAPVAGLVSPQVFGLGLSTSVLIWLALGGRESTAGPFVGAIAVTVGQQYLGSVWQGWYVLALAALFLLVVQVAPAGLTAVPRRWLAGPGPVVRLPSESRRRPRRTSARTGRATAPATGDGPDPSVARAPGPSGPAPLAVAGIRKSFGPVEVLAGVDLVVDAGRCVCLIGPNGAGKSTFLNVVAGQLTPDAGTLRLFGTDAAGLPVHRRVGLGVGRMFQIPSVVAELSPADNLRLARMQAPEPTEPPAEFRDLVDDGLRPAGTLPLADRRRLELAMVLTAAPRLLLLDEPAAGLGPDDARRLTRELRAVNRRTGCALLVVEHDMDIVRELADDVVVLAGGRVLARGPLDAVAADPAVRAAYLGVR; this is translated from the coding sequence GTGAACGTCGCCGCCGCATCGGGCGCCCCCTCGGCCTCCGGCGCCCCCTCCGCGGCCGGACCGGTGTCCGCCTCCTCGGCCCCCCGGCCCGGCCGGCTCCGCCGCTCACTGCGCGCCGGGCTCCCGGGCGTCGCGGGGGTGGCTCTGCTCGCCGCCCCCTTCGGCCTCGATGCCTTCGCCGTCGCCACGCTCACCCTGGGCCTGTGCTACGGCCTCTTCGCCTACGGCCTCGACCTCAGCTGGGGGCGGGCCGGACTGCTGAGCGTCGGGCACGCCGCGTTCTTCGGCCTCGGCGCGTACGCCGTCGCACTCGGCCAGGAACACGGTCTGCCCTGGGCGCTGACCGTGGCCGCCGCCGTCGCGGCCGCCGTGGTGATCGCCGTGCCCGTCGTGCTGACGGGGCTGGCGGCCCCGGTCCCCGACGCCCCGCTGATCCTCCTCACCATCGGCGTCGGTCTGCTGCTCCAGCGCGCCGCCACCACGTTCACCGGGCTCACCGGCGGGACCAACGGGCTGCCCGCCTCCGGGCCCGACGTGGTGACCTCCTACTACGTCACCCTCGCCGTCGTCGCGGCCGTGGTGACGGGCTGCGGCGTGCTCCTCGTCCGCGGCCGGTTCGGTGCCCGCCTCATCGCCGCGGCCCGCAACCCCGAACGGGCCGCTCAGAGCGGCATCGACCCGACCCGGGTGCGAGCCACCGCGTTCGCCGCGAGCGCGGCCGTCGCCGCCGTGGCCGGAGCGCTGTACGCACCCGTGGCCGGACTGGTGTCGCCACAGGTCTTCGGCCTCGGCCTCTCCACGTCCGTGCTGATCTGGCTGGCCCTCGGCGGGCGTGAGTCCACCGCCGGGCCGTTCGTGGGGGCGATCGCCGTCACCGTGGGCCAGCAGTACCTGGGCTCCGTCTGGCAGGGCTGGTACGTCCTCGCCCTCGCCGCCCTGTTCCTGCTGGTCGTCCAGGTGGCGCCGGCCGGGCTCACGGCCGTGCCGCGCCGGTGGCTGGCGGGCCCGGGACCCGTCGTACGGCTGCCGTCCGAGAGCCGCCGCCGCCCACGCCGTACGTCCGCGCGCACCGGGCGGGCGACCGCCCCGGCCACCGGCGACGGACCGGATCCGTCCGTCGCACGGGCACCGGGTCCGAGCGGCCCCGCCCCGCTCGCCGTCGCCGGCATCCGCAAGTCCTTCGGCCCCGTCGAGGTGCTCGCCGGGGTGGACCTCGTCGTCGACGCCGGCCGCTGTGTGTGCCTGATCGGCCCGAACGGCGCCGGGAAGAGCACCTTCCTGAACGTCGTCGCCGGACAGCTCACCCCGGACGCGGGCACCCTGCGCCTCTTCGGTACCGACGCGGCCGGCCTCCCGGTCCACCGGCGCGTGGGACTCGGCGTCGGCCGGATGTTCCAGATACCCAGTGTGGTCGCCGAACTCTCCCCGGCCGACAACCTCCGCCTCGCCCGGATGCAGGCGCCCGAACCCACCGAACCGCCCGCCGAGTTCCGGGATCTCGTCGACGACGGGCTCCGGCCCGCCGGCACCCTTCCGCTCGCCGACCGGCGGCGTCTGGAACTGGCCATGGTCCTCACCGCGGCACCCCGCCTGCTGCTGCTCGACGAACCCGCCGCCGGACTCGGCCCCGACGACGCCCGCCGTCTCACCCGCGAACTTCGCGCGGTCAACCGCCGCACCGGATGCGCCCTGCTGGTGGTGGAGCACGACATGGACATCGTGCGGGAACTGGCCGACGACGTCGTCGTCCTGGCCGGGGGACGGGTGCTCGCCCGCGGCCCGCTCGACGCGGTGGCCGCCGATCCGGCGGTCCGCGCCGCCTATCTGGGAGTGCGCTGA
- a CDS encoding ABC transporter substrate-binding protein produces MVPSHSRTRGRRLMRASRTPALAAACALALTGCQGAAMSGDDAPDKGGPVRIGVIVPLTGPTSQVGTALRNGLELAVKEVNSHQGVHGRPVEYVVVDDAGDPANSTQLARRLVRQDKVTMLFGTITGDTAEAVGRVADEAHVPFGTAILGDTEHCFAYQWGFGESTRQMLTPTVPGLIEKYGTDVALVGSDYNYPHFYAGVARELVKKAGGTVVAEEYSPLGQTDWQPVIGRLKSAKPDTVLSMVVGADAVTFSKQAQQFGLLTPKLGFEGAPLDADFQPALGPLVAGRTHTVRWSDRLDDPESRGFVKDYRAAHDWKAPVPEVAGNAYFGVEFFLAAAAKAGSNDPEAVNRAIGRLSFDSPLGKGTRFHAANHVLQADMQQVTIGGDGAYNVTRNHPMVADTTPKKGCS; encoded by the coding sequence ATGGTTCCGTCGCACTCCCGCACCCGTGGGCGCCGTCTGATGCGCGCGTCCCGGACCCCGGCGCTGGCCGCTGCCTGCGCCCTCGCCCTCACCGGCTGCCAGGGGGCGGCGATGTCGGGCGACGACGCCCCGGACAAGGGTGGGCCGGTCAGGATCGGTGTGATCGTCCCGCTCACCGGACCCACCTCCCAGGTGGGCACGGCCCTGCGCAACGGGCTCGAACTGGCCGTGAAGGAGGTCAACTCCCACCAGGGCGTGCACGGGCGTCCGGTGGAGTACGTCGTGGTGGACGACGCGGGGGACCCGGCCAACTCCACCCAGCTCGCCCGGCGTCTGGTACGTCAGGACAAGGTGACGATGCTGTTCGGCACCATCACCGGCGACACCGCGGAAGCCGTCGGCAGAGTCGCCGACGAGGCACACGTCCCCTTCGGCACCGCCATCCTGGGCGACACCGAACACTGCTTCGCCTACCAGTGGGGCTTCGGCGAGTCGACCCGGCAGATGCTGACGCCCACCGTGCCAGGACTGATCGAGAAGTACGGCACCGATGTCGCGCTGGTCGGCTCCGACTACAACTACCCGCACTTCTACGCCGGGGTGGCCAGGGAACTGGTGAAGAAGGCGGGCGGCACCGTGGTCGCCGAGGAGTACAGCCCGCTCGGCCAGACCGACTGGCAGCCGGTCATCGGCCGGCTCAAGTCCGCGAAGCCCGACACCGTCCTGTCCATGGTCGTCGGCGCGGACGCGGTCACCTTCAGCAAGCAGGCGCAGCAGTTCGGCCTCCTCACTCCGAAGCTGGGCTTCGAGGGCGCCCCGCTGGACGCCGACTTCCAGCCGGCACTCGGTCCGCTGGTGGCCGGCCGCACCCACACGGTGCGCTGGAGCGACCGGCTGGACGACCCCGAGAGCCGCGGCTTCGTGAAGGACTACCGGGCCGCCCACGACTGGAAGGCCCCGGTGCCCGAGGTGGCCGGAAACGCCTACTTCGGCGTCGAGTTCTTCCTCGCTGCCGCGGCCAAGGCGGGCTCGAACGACCCCGAGGCCGTCAACCGGGCGATCGGCCGGCTGTCCTTCGACAGCCCGCTGGGCAAGGGGACGCGCTTCCACGCCGCCAACCATGTGCTCCAGGCCGACATGCAGCAGGTCACCATCGGCGGCGACGGCGCGTACAACGTCACCCGCAACCACCCGATGGTCGCCGACACGACCCCGAAGAAGGGGTGTTCGTGA
- a CDS encoding branched-chain amino acid ABC transporter permease codes for MDVLLAIIGQFGLYGLLTVGIAVIFAATRVVNLAQGDLAMAGAYVAATATGAPFGIRTLLALAAGVPLLLVIERLLLRRPGSDGLAAMLVTWGLGMALRQGAELLFTGTSRTVAVPVDGTLDVLGTPYPAYRLVCALTAIAVITLVLLAAHRTDWGLRLRAVADNPPMAALLGTDPRRMRATAFTVGGLLAILAGALYSPVLAVNPSMGFGLLVPVFFGLLLSRPGSLVTAAVAALLISALSVLLRTWLSDTLAEALFYAVVVATAALRSRPWTGRFSAWFRRTPAPVGAV; via the coding sequence ATGGATGTACTTCTGGCCATCATCGGCCAGTTCGGCCTCTACGGCCTGCTCACGGTCGGGATCGCGGTGATCTTCGCGGCGACGCGGGTGGTCAACCTCGCCCAGGGCGACCTCGCCATGGCCGGCGCCTACGTCGCCGCCACCGCGACCGGTGCCCCGTTCGGAATCCGCACACTGCTGGCCCTCGCCGCCGGCGTGCCCCTGCTCCTCGTCATCGAACGCCTGCTGCTGCGGCGCCCCGGCTCGGACGGACTGGCCGCCATGCTCGTCACCTGGGGCCTGGGCATGGCCCTGCGACAGGGCGCGGAACTCCTCTTCACCGGAACGTCCCGCACCGTCGCCGTGCCCGTGGACGGCACGCTCGACGTCCTCGGCACCCCCTACCCCGCCTACCGGCTGGTGTGCGCGCTGACCGCGATCGCCGTCATCACACTGGTGCTTCTCGCGGCCCACCGCACGGACTGGGGCCTGAGGCTGCGCGCCGTGGCCGACAACCCGCCCATGGCGGCGCTGCTCGGCACCGACCCGCGACGGATGCGCGCCACCGCCTTCACCGTCGGCGGACTGCTCGCGATTCTCGCCGGCGCCCTCTACAGCCCCGTTCTCGCGGTCAACCCCAGCATGGGATTCGGCCTGCTGGTCCCCGTCTTCTTCGGCCTGCTGCTCAGCCGCCCCGGTTCCCTGGTCACTGCCGCGGTCGCGGCCCTGCTGATCTCCGCGCTGTCGGTCCTGCTGCGCACGTGGCTCTCCGACACCCTCGCCGAAGCCCTCTTCTACGCCGTCGTCGTCGCGACCGCAGCCCTGCGCTCGCGACCCTGGACCGGAAGGTTCTCCGCATGGTTCCGTCGCACTCCCGCACCCGTGGGCGCCGTCTGA
- a CDS encoding helix-turn-helix domain-containing protein — translation MQVERRDDGNLVFGYLDTASADLRGAFDTVLVRATQGDEGYAADMRPSRFGALSGCDISGEQEIRVMPRPSPAAPRPGHLLGLLVAGHGKLEQDGRRAALSPGDFVLYTGARPFRLELGPSHRYFVLSLDSATAGQLAAAVGPVTANPELPRSASGRMLAAVVGELAERADGFGPLARREMGEHVSAILRTLLREAAGAGPAVGSGAAEALERVLAYIDDRLAEDLSPGAIAAAHHISVRHLHALFRASGATVGDHVRRRRLERIRRDLLDPALKHLPAYVLASRAGLGEASHFSRVFRAEFGLSPRAVREQARGGA, via the coding sequence ATGCAGGTGGAGCGACGTGATGACGGCAATCTGGTCTTCGGCTACCTCGACACCGCTTCGGCGGACCTGCGGGGCGCCTTCGACACGGTCCTGGTCAGGGCAACCCAAGGTGACGAGGGGTACGCCGCCGACATGCGGCCGAGCCGCTTCGGCGCGCTGAGCGGGTGCGACATCAGCGGTGAGCAGGAGATACGGGTGATGCCCCGGCCCTCTCCCGCGGCACCCCGGCCGGGCCATCTGCTGGGCCTGCTGGTGGCGGGGCACGGCAAACTGGAGCAGGACGGGCGGCGGGCGGCACTCTCGCCGGGGGACTTCGTGCTGTACACGGGCGCGCGCCCGTTCCGGTTGGAACTCGGCCCCTCGCACCGGTACTTCGTCCTGTCGCTGGACTCCGCGACGGCCGGTCAGCTGGCTGCGGCGGTCGGCCCGGTGACGGCCAACCCGGAGCTGCCGCGTTCTGCGAGCGGACGGATGCTCGCGGCCGTGGTCGGCGAACTCGCCGAACGGGCTGACGGCTTCGGGCCGCTGGCGCGCCGGGAGATGGGCGAGCACGTGTCAGCGATCCTGCGGACGCTGCTGCGCGAGGCGGCCGGTGCGGGACCTGCCGTCGGCTCAGGGGCGGCGGAAGCCCTGGAACGGGTCCTCGCGTACATCGACGACCGACTGGCGGAAGATCTATCGCCGGGCGCGATCGCGGCGGCTCACCACATCTCGGTGCGTCATCTGCACGCGCTGTTCCGGGCGTCGGGGGCGACGGTGGGCGATCACGTGCGGCGCAGGCGCCTGGAACGGATCCGCCGGGACCTGCTCGACCCGGCGCTGAAACACCTGCCCGCCTACGTCCTGGCGTCCCGCGCAGGGCTGGGGGAAGCGAGCCATTTCAGCAGGGTGTTCCGGGCCGAGTTCGGCCTGTCGCCGCGCGCGGTGAGGGAACAGGCACGCGGCGGGGCCTGA
- a CDS encoding PaaX family transcriptional regulator: protein MTRPDPAHEPEPAADRGAPPRPQSLMLSFFGIHVLGTKAALSSASVIDAFTRVGVGEDAVRSTLTRMVGRGLLARHRRGRRMYFSLTDRAAVVLADGQERIWRTGAVNRDWDGTWTLVGFSLPESWRRERHDLRSRLVWAGFGPLQSGLWVAPGRVDIALIAAELGLGDRIRGFHGEAAAPTEAGSLLRSAFDIDVIAEGYRDFLDRWGGGSGAAAAQDDLGRQLLLHTDWLDLVRGDPYLPAEHLPPQWPAADAEALFRELAARFEPEAERIAADILDRWEDAPTV, encoded by the coding sequence GTGACCCGTCCCGACCCCGCCCACGAGCCGGAACCCGCGGCCGACCGCGGTGCCCCGCCCCGCCCCCAGTCCCTGATGCTGAGCTTCTTCGGCATCCACGTCCTCGGCACGAAGGCCGCCCTCTCCTCGGCGAGCGTCATCGACGCCTTCACCCGCGTCGGCGTCGGGGAGGACGCGGTCCGCTCGACCCTCACGCGCATGGTGGGTCGTGGTCTGCTCGCGCGGCACCGGCGCGGGCGCAGGATGTACTTCTCGCTCACCGACCGCGCCGCAGTCGTTCTCGCCGACGGACAGGAGCGCATCTGGCGCACCGGTGCGGTCAACCGCGACTGGGACGGCACCTGGACCCTGGTCGGCTTCTCGCTGCCCGAATCATGGCGCCGGGAACGCCACGACCTGCGTTCCCGGCTCGTCTGGGCCGGGTTCGGCCCGCTGCAGAGCGGTCTGTGGGTTGCTCCCGGCCGCGTCGACATCGCACTCATCGCCGCGGAACTGGGGCTGGGGGACCGTATCAGGGGCTTCCACGGCGAGGCCGCCGCACCCACCGAGGCCGGCTCCCTGCTCCGGAGCGCCTTCGACATCGACGTGATCGCCGAGGGGTACCGCGACTTCCTCGACCGCTGGGGCGGCGGCTCCGGGGCGGCCGCCGCCCAGGACGACCTCGGCCGTCAGCTCCTGCTGCACACGGATTGGCTCGACCTGGTGCGCGGCGACCCCTACCTGCCGGCCGAACACCTCCCCCCGCAATGGCCGGCAGCCGACGCCGAAGCGCTGTTCCGTGAACTCGCGGCCCGCTTCGAACCGGAGGCCGAGCGGATCGCCGCGGACATCCTGGACCGCTGGGAGGACGCGCCGACGGTCTGA